The following coding sequences lie in one Bacteroides helcogenes P 36-108 genomic window:
- a CDS encoding outer membrane beta-barrel protein has translation MKTKTSILICLLAMPVSYLAAQQPIEPKQKATVTTQGDSIIILKGKGDMHIKVYESQLEEDDMKEVQIYEGIYLEKVDADKRTFLDALPFIPKKKRYNSYEPHNSGLYIGFSRMANDFLSFDANQQANLDLSKSWEFGFNFLSVYHNFKKNPHWGLNLGVNWGYRSFSIDGNRALLKTDGASILVKGDEETNYSKSRLRHFFFRLPVTLEWQQKLGNCKRIFFNAGPEFEIRHGVKSFSQINGGKKQTIGKGMYVNPVGINLLTQVGYDNLGLYLRYSTYGLFQKDKGIEVSPYSFGIAWYL, from the coding sequence ATGAAAACCAAAACATCAATCTTAATTTGCCTACTGGCAATGCCAGTAAGTTATCTTGCAGCCCAACAGCCAATTGAGCCTAAGCAAAAAGCCACTGTAACAACTCAGGGAGACTCTATCATTATCTTGAAAGGAAAGGGAGATATGCATATCAAGGTCTATGAAAGCCAACTGGAAGAAGATGACATGAAGGAAGTACAAATTTATGAGGGAATCTATCTTGAAAAAGTGGATGCCGATAAACGTACTTTCCTTGATGCCCTACCTTTCATTCCCAAAAAGAAAAGATACAATTCCTACGAACCGCACAATTCCGGTCTATATATAGGATTCAGTAGAATGGCTAACGATTTTCTTTCGTTTGATGCCAACCAACAAGCTAATCTGGACTTGTCCAAATCTTGGGAATTTGGATTTAATTTCCTCTCCGTATATCACAATTTTAAAAAGAACCCACATTGGGGATTGAACTTGGGTGTGAATTGGGGATACCGTTCATTCAGCATAGACGGCAATCGTGCACTTCTGAAGACAGACGGAGCAAGTATCTTGGTGAAAGGTGACGAGGAAACAAATTACAGTAAAAGCCGCCTGCGCCACTTCTTTTTCCGTTTGCCAGTAACTCTGGAGTGGCAGCAAAAGTTAGGCAACTGCAAACGCATATTCTTCAATGCTGGTCCTGAATTCGAAATACGCCACGGGGTGAAATCTTTTTCACAGATCAACGGTGGAAAGAAACAGACAATAGGCAAAGGTATGTATGTAAATCCGGTAGGAATCAACCTTCTGACACAAGTAGGTTATGATAACCTTGGTTTATATTTACGCTATTCAACCTACGGACTATTCCAGAAAGACAAGGGAATCGAAGTGTCTCCCTACTCTTTTGGCATTGCATGGTATTTGTAA